A region of Trypanosoma brucei brucei TREU927 chromosome 1, complete sequence DNA encodes the following proteins:
- a CDS encoding ATP-dependent DEAD/H RNA helicase, putative, which translates to MLSPWNDCVGDDHQWILKPLQNRLRYERPLPVQQAVVPTVRRALLSGLPMDVCLTAPTGSGKTLCYLLPLLQMITEAKKGTNHTRLLALVLVPTKALGQQVTHELQRLTRGTTITTVSLCDEMSVKEEAAALVRTVRLVGSGTHQTQGHYRNVPYMNIYNGDSVSLPSNAAGVAHNEDESEDGASSSDGGNGEEVGYDSMVDSSLHYYSRADIVISTPQRLLRHLDGTPGFTLLHLRLLVIDEADQVLSGNFANFVAKVVERFEEEQASRVGSTGDRRRLTQLTYSLHKFLCSATLSSHITRISEVRLRNCRHFTLDSFGTEIQREDEGEPLPLPSTDDTGSRKKNKRDQERGNANTKNKRGDDVGKGGEEDSCEDGNEEVKLPLSRQQLVRTSFALPPRLQEHVVFVEDWYRHAVLLKLVRAIVDKQKKAEALVKEHKRREEGLAAQDDESEGTGLGSNGYGTFSRENVRECESTEFRALPHRRRGASKLVGASDPSYPSCDDDAGRRIVIFCRSADEARVMGHFLLSAGVQATEFTTLATESERRRALLKSRPDSCVVASDALMRGVDVPNVGHVIMYNPPETLSQYVHRAGRTARAMRAGHLHLLLQKLGPSGTMKDGEVAMFKAISAAVSRMQPVRYERHFFMFDVAPTQLGKVAIESSPEGGNNGEGRGLVKDKARLLIEEADRYLKETQLRLTGRWVSALESARRGDAVGNKPSSATFGGSRRFISQTKRERG; encoded by the coding sequence ATGCTAAGTCCCTGGAATGATTGTGTGGGAGATGATCATCAATGGATTCTTAAACCGCTGCAAAACCGACTTCGCTATGAAAGGCCGCTACCCGTCCAGCAGGCGGTGGTTCCAACGGTTCGGCGGGCATTGCTGAGTGGATTGCCGATGGATGTTTGCCTCACCGCTCCAACTGGCAGTGGAAAGACCCTGTGttatctccttcctctcttaCAAATGATTACCGAGGCTAAGAAGGGCACCAACCACACACGTCTTCTCGCATTGGTGCTGGTACCCACAAAGGCCTTAGGCCAGCAGGTAACGCACGAACTGCAACGACTTACCCGTGGAACAACCATAACTACTGTCTCGCTCTGTGATGAAATGAGTGTAAAAGAGGAGGCTGCAGCGTTAGTACGGACTGTTCGTCTTGTGGGAAGCGGTACACATCAAACACAGGGCCACTACAGAAATGTGCCCTACATGAACATCTACAATGGCGATAGTGTTTCCCTCCCGAGCAACGCCGCTGGTGTGGCACACAATGAAGATGAATCTGAGGATGGTGCAAGTAGTAGTGACGGTGGTAATGGTGAGGAAGTGGGATATGACTCCATGGTGGACTCTTCTCTTCACTACTACTCACGTGCAGATATTGTAATATCAACGCCACAGCGTCTGCTTCGCCATCTTGATGGCACTCCCGGCTTCACACTCCTGCACCTCCGTCTATTAGTTATCGATGAGGCAGATCAAGTTCTCTCCGGGAACTTTGCCAACTTCGTGGCGAAAGTGGTTGAACGATTCGAGGAGGAGCAAGCGTCACGCGTTGGTAGCACCGGAGACCGACGGCGGCTTACGCAATTAACATATAGTCTCCATAAATTCCTCTGTTCTGCAACATTGTCGTCGCATATTACGCGAATTTCGGAGGTTCGTCTGCGAAATTGCCGGCATTTCACATTGGACAGTTTCGGGACCGAAATTCAGCGGGAGGATGAAGGAGAACCCCTTCCACTTCCATCAACGGATGACACAGGGAGTAGAAAGAAGAACAAGCGGGATCAGGAGAGAGGAAACGCCAACACTAAGAATAAAAGAGGGGACGATGTGGGTAAAGGGGGCGAGGAAGACTCTTGTGAAGATGGCAATGAGGAAGTGAAACTGCCACTTTCTCGGCAGCAACTGGTGCGCACTTCGTTTGCACTTCCACCACGTCTTCAAGAGCACGTTGTCTTTGTGGAGGATTGGTACCGACACGCTGTTTTACTAAAACTCGTCCGGGCAATTGTcgacaagcaaaagaaggctGAAGCCCTTGTTAAAGAACATAAGAGGCGGGAAGAAGGTCTAGCGGCGCAAGATGATGAAAGTGAAGGCACTGGCCTCGGAAGCAATGGTTACGGTACTTTTAGTCGTGAAAATGTCAGGGAGTGCGAAAGCACCGAGTTTCGGGCTTTGCCACATCGAAGGCGTGGAGCCTCAAAACTTGTCGGAGCATCTGATCCTTCCTACCCATCATGTGATGATGACGCTGGTAGGCGCATTGTCATTTTCTGCCGCTCTGCTGATGAGGCACGTGTGATGGGTCACTTTCTTCTCTCGGCAGGGGTTCAGGCGACGGAGTTCACGACTCTCGCCACCGAAAGTGAGCGGCGCCGTGCACTTCTTAAATCCCGTCCCGATTCGTGTGTTGTTGCCTCTGATGCCCTCATGCGTGGTGTggatgtgccaaatgtcgGCCATGTGATTATGTACAATCCTCCGGAAACCCTTTCCCAATACGTCCATCGCGCGGGGCGTACTGCCCGGGCTATGCGGGCCGGTCACTTACATTTACTTTTACAAAAGCTTGGACCTAGTGGAACCATGAAGGATGGGGAGGTGGCTATGTTTAAAGCAATTAGTGCCGCCGTGTCTCGGATGCAACCAGTGCGGTACGAACGCCacttttttatgtttgatGTTGCACCCACTCAGTTGGGTAAAGTCGCGATTGAGTCCAGTCCTGAAGGTGGAAATAATGGGGAGGGTCGTGGTTTGGTGAAGGACAAGGCACGATTACTCATTGAGGAAGCGGATAGATATCTGAAGGAAACGCAATTGCGGTTAACGGGTCGCTGGGTGTCGGCACTTGAAAGCGCTCGGAGGGGTGACGCCGTGGGAAATAAGCCGTCGTCAGCGACGTTTGGTGGCTCGAGGAGGTTTATATcacaaacaaagagagaacgtggctga